Proteins encoded in a region of the Raphanus sativus cultivar WK10039 chromosome 8, ASM80110v3, whole genome shotgun sequence genome:
- the LOC130498415 gene encoding mitogen-activated protein kinase kinase kinase 20-like has protein sequence MESNGELVKFLGEGAYGAVHLVRYILSDGSFYHVAVKGSSPTNRDSLNRELKILRELRGCPRIVTCFGDSLEEGLGYDRRKVYNLILEYAPEGSLSDFMDGYIDRKLPEPLIKDFTRMILEGLVSIHGHGYVHCDIKPDNLLVFPSGGDDDDSYELKISDFGVTLEVGDTPDYWSIYSPFVGSPRYMPPESVENGVVKETLDLWSLGCLVLEMYTGERPWEGADNDRIEALLLGGKAPEIPESVPCDAREFIQTCFARNPEERGSAFKLWFHRFLLLRPREEDKVVAVVAAAGEKRDSLPLRIRGAWKDITKKPLKAKIFPSKPQKFKKILNSLLGCLG, from the coding sequence ATGGAATCAAACGGAGAGTTGGTGAAGTTTTTAGGCGAAGGTGCTTACGGTGCCGTCCATCTCGTCAGATACATTCTTAGCGACGGTTCTTTCTATCATGTCGCCGTCAAAGGCTCTTCCCCCACGAACCGCGATTCTCTCAACAGAGAGCTAAAGATTCTGCGCGAACTCAGAGGCTGCCCGAGAATCGTTACATGCTTCGGAGACTCTTTGGAAGAAGGTTTAGGGTACGACAGACGCAAAGTCTACAATCTGATTCTCGAGTACGCACCCGAAGGGAGTCTTAGTGATTTCATGGACGGCTACATCGACAGAAAACTACCTGAACCGCTTATCAAAGACTTCACGCGGATGATTCTCGAAGGTTTGGTCTCTATCCACGGTCACGGTTACGTTCATTGCGATATCAAACCCGACAATCTCCTTGTCTTCCCGTCCggaggagatgatgatgattcttaCGAGTTGAAGATTTCTGATTTTGGAGTCACCTTAGAAGTCGGAGACACTCCTGATTATTGGAGTATCTATTCTCCTTTTGTGGGGTCGCCTCGTTACATGCCGCCCGAGTCTGTCGAAAACGGGGTCGTTAAGGAAACCCTAGACCTGTGGTCGTTGGGGTGCTTGGTGTTGGAGATGTATACGGGTGAGAGGCCGTGGGAAGGGGCTGATAACGATCGTATCGAGGCTCTCCTGCTTGGCGGTAAGGCTCCGGAGATTCCGGAAAGCGTGCCTTGCGATGCAAGAGAGTTTATCCAAACGTGTTTCGCGAGGAACCCTGAGGAGAGAGGAAGCGCGTTTAAGCTGTGGTTTCataggtttcttcttcttcgtccacGAGAGGAGGATAAGGTTGTCGCCGTTGTCGCTGCTGctggagagaagagagattcGCTGCCGTTGAGAATCAGAGGAGCTTGGAAGGATATTACAAAGAAGCCCCTGAAAGCGAAGATATTTCCATCGAAGCCTcaaaagtttaagaaaattcTGAATAGTCTACTGGGTTGCCTGGGTTAG
- the LOC130498696 gene encoding uncharacterized protein LOC130498696: MSRLHHSDYPALDLNGDNYLDWAMNTSADLKSKGLGKCIKYGNDTLAYERRRAVLIMRKHLVKDLYDECSYINDPYDLWSRLNTMFFEPLLDESMKEWKALRFQDYESVDDYHFDLMRITYSLKLCGEVITNYDLLSKTRDTIHSKEVLLSQKAKGFTTYYDLLSYLSALEEKKQKRKVNLDKLDYVMEISAEYQCEMIYGDAEEAKKRKFGWTHIDDEIGLFIE, encoded by the coding sequence atgtcgagactccatcactcggattacccagcccttgatctcaatggagacaattaccttgattgggcaATGAACACTTCAGCTgatttaaagtctaaaggacttgggaagtgtatcaaatacggcaatgatacccttgcatatgaaaggcgtagagctgttttgataatgagaaagcatctcgtgaaggatctgtatgatgagtgcagttacatcaacgatccttacgatctctggtcgagattgaacaccatgttcttcgagccattactagatgagtccatgaaagaatggaaggctctgaggtttcaggattatgaatccgtggatgactatcactttgatcttatgagaatcacctatagtcttaaactatgtggtgaagtgataacaaactatgacttgttaagcaagactcgtgacacgatccattcaaaggaagtgttgttatcacagaaggctaaaggtttcacaacctattacgaccttctctcatacctttcagctcttgaggaaaagaagcagaaaaggaaagtcaacctcgacaaactcgactatgttatggaaataagtgccgagtatcaatgtgagatgatatatggtgatgctgaagaagctaagaaaagaaaattcgggtggactcatatagatgatgagattggtttattcattgaatag
- the LOC130498662 gene encoding uncharacterized protein LOC130498662, whose amino-acid sequence MVQKEENSAWQVWHRRSRACPRGSIPVRRSEDTLFQKNETVSPNAAADRATRGHQYATAYVNSKPKIYGTKATINVWDPIVQGSGDFSLAQIWLSSGSYETNDLNTIEVGWQVFPSKYGDAQPRLFTYWTTDAYYSGCYSLRCPGFLQTSSRIALEAAISRTSTYGGDQSGITIQIWKDPISGNWWLAVGVVTFEPVGYWPAELFTNMSDHATMVEWGGEILYQNISGLSTITQMGSGEYAEKGYRKSAYFCNLSIAEEPNSLQPVDDFNMQADHKDLYTITKSNTEACGNHFYFGGPGYGHVRSTAVRGAASLVLLFSTVFLVLWFL is encoded by the exons ATGgtacaaaaagaagaaaattctGCTTGGCAAGTGTGGCACAGGAGGAGTAGAGCGTGTCCCCGAGGATCTATTCCTGTAAGAAGGTCTGAAGACACCCTTTTTCAGAAGAATGAGACAGTTTCTCCCAATGCCGCTGCAGATAGAGCCACTCGTGGACACCAG TATGCAACCGCGTACGTCAACAGCAAACCGAAAATTTATGGTACCAAAGCTACCATAAATGTCTGGGATCCGATCGTTCAGGGATCGGGCGACTTTAGTTTAGCCCAGATTTGGCTCTCGTCAGGAAGTTACGAGACCAACGACCTCAACACCATTGAGGTGGGTTGGCAG GTTTTCCCGAGTAAGTATGGTGATGCCCAACCACGACTGTTTACATATTGGACT ACAGATGCATATTATTCGGGATGCTACAGCCTCCGTTGCCCAGGGTTCTTGCAGACGAGTAGCAGGATCGCATTGGAGGCTGCCATTAGCCGCACGTCCACCTATGGAGGCGACCAGTCTGGTATCACCATCCAGATTTGGAAG GATCCTATATCTGGCAACTGGTGGTTGGCTGTTGGGGTCGTCACTTTTGAACCGGTCGGGTATTGGCCGGCCGAGCTATTCACCAATATGTCTGACCATGCAACAATGGTAGAGTGGGGCGGAGAGATCTTATACCAAAACATCTCTGGCCTGAGCACAATAACCCAGATGGGATCCGGGGAGTATGCTGAGAAAGGTTACAGAAAATCTGCCTATTTCTGTAACCTCAGCATCGCCGAAGAACCCAATTCCCTTCAACCAGTGGATGATTTCAACATGCAAGCAGACCACAAAGATTTGTATACAATAACGAAGTCGAACACAGAAGCTTGTGGCAATCACTTCTATTTTGGGGGTCCTGGTTATGGACATGTGCGTTCGACAGCGGTTCGTGGAGCAGCTTCTCTTGTTCTCTTGTTTTCTacagtttttttagttttatggtTTTTGTGA